From the genome of Flavobacterium ovatum, one region includes:
- a CDS encoding glycoside hydrolase family 3 C-terminal domain-containing protein: MIKSNLYKKISIASVVLITMSTNAQKVDFSFQNNNLPIEKRAEILVSQMTTEEKINQLKNGAAAIPRLKVPDYDWWNEALHGIGRNGKATIFPQAIALGATFDAVLAERVASAISTEARAKYSISQKNGNHSKYSGLTFWTPNINIFRDPRWGRGQETYGEDPYLTSRIGVAFVKGLQGNDPKYLKTAACAKHFAVHSGPEVIRHVFNAEPSKQDLYETYLPAFESLVKEAKVEGVMAAYNAVYGKPACASDFLLKETLRDKWKFDGYVTSDCGAVGGVSGKLKYVKTAAEAAAVSLKAGTNLECGTTYDQLKKAIQEGFITEKIIHERTVQLFKTRFRLGMFDESGTDNPYLNYGLDKIHSPEHIALAREVAQKSIVLLKNKNNILPLSKEIKIPYVTGPFANSNDMLMGSYYGVTSGMVTILEGVADAVSPSSSLNYRSGVLPFHKNINPKNWAPFEAGESDVTICVVGLTADREGEEVDAIAAENVGDKNDLKLPQSQIDYVKEIATKIKGKPLVLVVASGSPVSLEGIEELCDAVVQIWYPGEQGGNAVADVLFGDISPSGHLPLTFPKNIKQLPAYEDYSMKGRTYKYMTEEPMYPFGFGLTYSKTTFDKLNISSTTLKEKQTLTLQVAVSNTGAYDIDEVVQLYINPMEVSGGIPIKSLKAFERIALKKGETKTVNFTIEPDKLKVINEAGNSVWRKGKYQVVVGNASPGALSTRLGAAVPQEAVLVLK, translated from the coding sequence ATGATAAAAAGTAATTTATACAAAAAAATAAGCATTGCCTCAGTGGTTTTAATAACGATGAGTACGAATGCACAAAAAGTGGATTTTTCTTTTCAAAACAATAATTTACCGATTGAGAAAAGAGCCGAAATTTTGGTGTCCCAAATGACAACCGAAGAGAAAATCAATCAGTTGAAAAATGGTGCTGCAGCGATTCCACGCTTGAAAGTGCCCGATTATGATTGGTGGAATGAAGCGCTTCACGGAATTGGTAGAAACGGTAAAGCAACTATTTTTCCACAAGCCATTGCTTTGGGTGCTACTTTCGATGCTGTACTAGCAGAAAGAGTAGCTTCGGCAATTTCTACAGAAGCACGTGCAAAATACAGTATTTCTCAAAAAAATGGGAACCATAGTAAATATTCTGGATTGACTTTTTGGACTCCCAATATCAATATTTTTAGAGATCCACGTTGGGGACGTGGTCAAGAAACCTATGGTGAAGACCCATATTTGACTTCTCGAATTGGAGTTGCTTTTGTAAAAGGATTGCAAGGAAATGATCCTAAATATTTGAAAACTGCCGCTTGTGCCAAACATTTTGCAGTACATTCTGGTCCAGAAGTCATTAGACACGTATTTAATGCAGAACCTTCAAAACAAGATTTATACGAAACCTATTTGCCTGCTTTTGAATCTTTGGTAAAAGAAGCAAAGGTCGAAGGTGTAATGGCGGCATACAACGCCGTATACGGAAAGCCAGCTTGCGCAAGTGATTTTTTATTGAAAGAAACTTTGAGAGACAAATGGAAATTTGATGGTTATGTAACCTCAGATTGTGGTGCTGTTGGCGGTGTTTCGGGTAAATTAAAGTATGTAAAAACGGCGGCAGAAGCGGCAGCAGTTTCTTTGAAGGCAGGAACCAATTTGGAATGTGGAACGACTTACGATCAATTGAAAAAAGCGATTCAAGAAGGTTTTATCACAGAAAAAATAATTCATGAAAGAACGGTTCAACTTTTCAAAACTCGTTTTAGATTAGGAATGTTTGACGAGTCCGGAACAGATAATCCGTATTTGAATTATGGTTTGGATAAAATTCATAGTCCTGAACACATTGCTTTGGCGAGAGAAGTTGCGCAAAAATCAATTGTATTATTAAAAAATAAAAACAATATTTTACCCTTATCGAAAGAGATAAAAATCCCTTATGTTACAGGCCCTTTCGCTAACTCTAATGATATGTTGATGGGAAGCTATTACGGAGTGACTTCGGGAATGGTGACAATTTTGGAAGGGGTTGCAGATGCAGTTTCTCCAAGTTCTTCGTTGAATTATAGAAGTGGTGTTTTGCCTTTTCATAAAAATATTAACCCCAAAAACTGGGCTCCTTTTGAAGCAGGTGAATCAGATGTGACGATTTGCGTCGTAGGTTTAACAGCCGATAGAGAAGGAGAAGAAGTTGATGCCATTGCTGCCGAAAATGTAGGTGATAAAAATGATTTGAAGTTGCCACAAAGTCAAATTGATTATGTAAAAGAAATTGCTACTAAGATCAAAGGAAAGCCATTAGTTTTGGTAGTTGCCAGCGGAAGTCCAGTTTCATTGGAAGGAATTGAGGAATTATGTGATGCTGTCGTGCAAATTTGGTACCCAGGTGAACAAGGTGGAAATGCAGTTGCCGATGTACTTTTTGGAGACATTTCACCCTCAGGACATTTGCCATTGACCTTCCCTAAAAACATCAAACAATTGCCAGCTTACGAAGATTATTCGATGAAAGGCCGTACCTACAAGTACATGACCGAAGAGCCAATGTATCCTTTTGGATTTGGTTTAACCTATTCGAAAACAACTTTCGATAAATTAAATATAAGCAGTACAACTTTAAAAGAAAAACAAACTTTGACGCTACAAGTTGCCGTTTCAAACACAGGAGCTTATGACATTGATGAAGTAGTACAATTGTACATTAACCCAATGGAAGTTTCAGGCGGAATTCCGATTAAAAGTTTAAAAGCTTTTGAGCGTATTGCTTTGAAAAAAGGAGAAACAAAAACGGTGAACTTCACTATTGAGCCAGACAAATTGAAAGTAATCAACGAAGCTGGAAATAGTGTGTGGAGAAAAGGTAAATACCAAGTGGTTGTTGGGAACGCTTCACCAGGTGCATTAAGCACTCGATTGGGAGCTGCAGTACCACAAGAAGCGGTTTTAGTTTTGAAATAA
- a CDS encoding sialate O-acetylesterase, producing MKSSSKQNYFLYFVLFLCNHAMVVNAQVKLPNLFGSHMVLQREQQNLVWGTASNGEKITLTIAGQKHETTADKKGDWKIKLNPMQAGGPHTMIIEGKNKIVFDDILIGEVWICTGQSNMAMTLDGGPGQHLEGSNDAILNSTNPNLRFFTVGNSVSDTPMDNCKGNWELSQPKTAAEFSAVGYYFGQRLQQFLNIPIGLISSNVGGTPGQAWTPKEIITSDFPEFKKDWTEKQTTQSASALYNGMIHPLIPFTIKGAIWYQGEGNKSDPEQYSRLFPAMIKSWRDNWKQGDFPFYFVQLAPYGNQGENWVKLQQAQLKTMLTIPNTGMTVINDVGDATRIHPPRKKEVGQRLALWALAKTYVVEGILHSGPIYKSMTIEGNKAQISFDNAPSGITSLGKPLKYFEIAGSDHIFKPAQAKITKAGKILEVWNDKISQPVSVRYAWESYVEGCLFNTASLPASAFCTDDWDTIFKK from the coding sequence ATGAAATCTAGTAGCAAACAAAATTACTTTTTATATTTTGTATTATTCTTGTGCAACCATGCCATGGTTGTAAATGCGCAAGTCAAACTGCCCAACCTTTTTGGGAGCCATATGGTGTTGCAAAGGGAACAGCAAAATCTTGTTTGGGGTACCGCTTCGAATGGTGAAAAAATCACTCTTACGATTGCTGGTCAAAAGCACGAAACGACTGCAGACAAAAAAGGAGATTGGAAAATAAAACTGAATCCAATGCAAGCGGGTGGCCCTCATACTATGATTATCGAAGGGAAAAACAAAATAGTTTTTGACGATATTTTGATTGGTGAAGTATGGATTTGCACCGGACAATCCAACATGGCCATGACACTTGATGGTGGTCCAGGACAACATTTGGAAGGAAGCAATGATGCTATTTTGAACAGTACCAATCCAAACTTGCGTTTTTTTACGGTTGGCAATTCCGTTAGTGATACGCCAATGGATAATTGTAAAGGAAATTGGGAACTTTCACAACCCAAAACAGCAGCAGAGTTTAGTGCCGTTGGTTATTATTTTGGGCAACGATTACAGCAGTTTTTGAATATTCCCATTGGTTTAATTTCCAGTAATGTTGGCGGTACACCCGGACAAGCATGGACACCCAAAGAAATTATAACTTCCGATTTTCCGGAATTTAAGAAAGATTGGACCGAAAAACAAACCACACAATCAGCTAGTGCTTTGTACAACGGTATGATTCATCCCTTAATTCCATTCACGATCAAAGGGGCTATTTGGTACCAAGGTGAAGGAAATAAATCAGACCCAGAACAGTATTCAAGATTATTTCCAGCGATGATAAAAAGTTGGAGAGACAACTGGAAACAGGGAGATTTTCCGTTTTATTTTGTACAATTAGCTCCTTATGGAAATCAAGGCGAAAACTGGGTAAAATTACAACAAGCGCAACTCAAAACGATGTTGACTATTCCAAATACTGGAATGACGGTAATTAATGATGTTGGAGATGCAACGCGTATTCATCCGCCACGAAAAAAAGAGGTAGGACAACGTCTAGCCTTATGGGCACTGGCAAAAACCTATGTTGTGGAAGGAATTTTACACTCCGGACCTATTTACAAATCCATGACTATTGAAGGGAACAAAGCCCAAATTTCATTTGACAATGCGCCGTCTGGAATTACTAGTTTAGGAAAACCCCTTAAATATTTCGAAATAGCGGGTAGTGATCACATTTTTAAACCTGCCCAAGCCAAAATTACCAAAGCCGGTAAAATTCTAGAAGTGTGGAACGACAAAATTAGTCAGCCCGTCTCTGTTCGCTACGCTTGGGAAAGTTATGTTGAAGGATGTTTGTTTAATACAGCATCACTTCCGGCTTCTGCTTTTTGTACTGATGATTGGGACACTATTTTTAAGAAATAA
- a CDS encoding glycoside hydrolase family 3 N-terminal domain-containing protein, which translates to MSFRKILVLSVLYVCGNLQAQVKPYSTPEIEKQVDALMVDMTMEEKLAQIMGTRLEEILEDGKVSLEKCRKHIPNGIGQFCQFAAGQALEPEKLRDLVRQVQHYLMTETRLKIPAIFHEEAITGFATQGATTFPQQIGVGCTWNPELVEKNTHSTAVNMRAVGTTLALSPMLDLSRTAHWNRHQESYGEDSYLTSRLGVAFVQGLQGNDFKTGVAATVKHFVGYGTNNDDPKELYEEYLMPHEACMKIAGAKSVMPSYGEYKGVPVAASPQMLDQILRKEVGFDGLVVSDYGAINLLFKKYKVATDSLTAGAMSLNAGMDVELSSPSTFPKLGEALKQGLTTEAKINTAVKRALIMKAKLGLLDKNPIIGKDGDLDLDTPENRKLAYQTASESIVLLENKGVLPLKKSVKKIALVGPNAATVYGLLGDYTYQGMRAFWKQSAFDSNNPKLVTIKEGLESKIGKKVQIAYERGCDWNDDLEIKIDKSGAGDSRLDKLKLLTVKDLEKPNLQRALEISKESDVIIAVMGENLYLNGEGRNRKGIRLPGEQEAFVQKLLATGKPVVLVMLSGRQEVISNFSDQCAAVIQGWFPGEEAGNAIADILLGTVNPSGKLCVTYPKTEKNVEIDYKNGYPEKELVHYPFGYGLSYTKYEYSDLKIKSNVSNSDETFSVSFTLKNTGKVDGTEITQLYVSPKNATSTLKPIQLKGFERVSLKAGESKKVTFNVSPEQMAQYKNSQWIVESEAYDIKVGASSTDIRLKGEMQLTGKSKLLPKGRQVFFASVTKN; encoded by the coding sequence ATGTCTTTTAGAAAAATCCTTGTCCTGTCCGTTTTATATGTATGCGGGAATCTACAAGCCCAAGTGAAACCTTATTCAACTCCCGAAATTGAAAAGCAAGTGGATGCTTTGATGGTCGATATGACTATGGAAGAGAAACTGGCTCAAATCATGGGAACTCGTTTGGAGGAAATCCTAGAAGACGGAAAAGTTTCTTTGGAGAAATGCCGAAAACACATTCCGAACGGAATAGGTCAGTTTTGTCAATTTGCGGCAGGACAGGCATTAGAACCAGAAAAACTGAGAGATCTAGTGCGACAAGTACAGCATTATTTAATGACAGAAACTCGTTTGAAAATCCCAGCGATTTTTCATGAGGAAGCTATTACGGGTTTTGCGACCCAAGGAGCCACGACTTTCCCACAACAAATTGGAGTGGGTTGTACTTGGAATCCTGAGTTGGTCGAAAAAAACACCCATTCTACAGCAGTAAATATGAGAGCAGTGGGCACTACTTTGGCACTTTCGCCGATGTTGGATTTAAGTCGAACTGCGCATTGGAACCGCCACCAAGAGAGTTATGGCGAAGATTCGTATTTGACTTCTCGCTTAGGTGTTGCTTTTGTACAAGGATTGCAAGGGAACGATTTTAAAACAGGAGTTGCTGCAACCGTAAAGCATTTTGTAGGCTACGGAACCAATAACGACGATCCAAAAGAGTTATACGAAGAATATTTGATGCCGCATGAAGCGTGTATGAAAATTGCAGGTGCCAAAAGCGTAATGCCTTCTTATGGAGAATACAAAGGCGTTCCCGTAGCAGCTAGTCCGCAGATGTTGGATCAAATTCTACGCAAAGAGGTTGGATTTGACGGCTTGGTAGTGAGTGATTATGGAGCGATTAATTTGCTGTTCAAAAAATACAAAGTAGCTACCGATTCGTTAACAGCAGGAGCAATGTCTTTGAATGCAGGGATGGATGTAGAATTGTCTTCGCCATCAACATTTCCTAAATTGGGCGAAGCACTTAAACAAGGATTGACAACAGAAGCAAAAATAAATACTGCTGTCAAGCGTGCTTTGATTATGAAAGCCAAACTGGGTTTATTGGACAAAAATCCAATTATTGGTAAAGACGGAGATTTGGATTTAGACACACCAGAAAACAGAAAATTAGCGTATCAAACAGCTAGTGAATCGATCGTTTTATTAGAAAATAAAGGAGTTTTACCTTTGAAAAAGTCCGTTAAAAAAATTGCATTAGTTGGTCCAAATGCGGCAACGGTTTATGGCTTGTTGGGTGATTATACCTATCAAGGAATGCGAGCTTTTTGGAAACAATCAGCTTTTGATTCGAATAATCCAAAGTTGGTGACTATCAAAGAAGGTTTGGAAAGCAAGATTGGAAAAAAAGTACAAATTGCTTACGAACGTGGTTGCGATTGGAATGATGATCTCGAAATCAAAATCGACAAAAGTGGAGCAGGAGACAGCCGATTGGACAAATTAAAATTATTAACTGTTAAAGATTTAGAAAAGCCAAACTTACAAAGGGCTTTAGAGATTTCGAAAGAAAGTGATGTTATCATTGCGGTAATGGGAGAAAATTTATACTTAAACGGCGAAGGACGAAATAGAAAAGGAATTCGTTTGCCGGGAGAGCAAGAAGCATTTGTACAAAAACTACTTGCTACAGGTAAGCCAGTTGTTTTGGTGATGTTGAGTGGACGTCAAGAAGTAATCAGTAATTTTTCAGATCAATGTGCGGCAGTCATTCAAGGATGGTTTCCGGGGGAAGAAGCTGGAAACGCAATTGCAGACATTCTGTTGGGAACCGTTAATCCATCGGGAAAACTATGTGTGACTTACCCTAAAACAGAGAAAAATGTAGAAATCGATTATAAAAATGGCTATCCCGAAAAAGAGTTGGTGCATTATCCTTTTGGTTACGGATTATCGTATACCAAATATGAGTACAGTGATTTGAAAATTAAATCAAATGTTAGCAATTCCGATGAAACTTTTTCAGTTTCGTTTACACTAAAAAATACAGGAAAAGTGGACGGAACCGAAATTACGCAATTGTATGTTTCTCCAAAAAATGCAACTTCGACTTTAAAACCGATTCAGTTAAAAGGATTTGAAAGAGTGTCTTTGAAAGCAGGAGAATCAAAGAAAGTGACTTTCAATGTTTCGCCAGAGCAAATGGCACAATACAAAAACAGTCAATGGATTGTTGAGAGTGAAGCCTACGACATCAAAGTAGGAGCGTCAAGCACCGACATTCGTTTAAAAGGCGAAATGCAACTTACAGGTAAAAGTAAACTTCTACCAAAAGGAAGACAGGTGTTTTTTGCCTCAGTAACCAAAAATTAA
- a CDS encoding sulfatase/phosphatase domain-containing protein: MIDDRITYFTSANQSWMTAVTQRYKLVVSDKDKPWLIDLEKNPNENINFYTDPAYKKTAEKLQTELLKQAKQYNDPAFSIHKKNFILQ, translated from the coding sequence GTGATTGATGATCGAATTACTTATTTTACAAGTGCCAATCAAAGCTGGATGACTGCGGTAACCCAACGTTATAAATTGGTAGTTTCAGACAAAGACAAACCTTGGCTGATTGATTTAGAAAAAAATCCAAATGAAAATATCAATTTCTATACGGATCCTGCATACAAAAAAACGGCTGAGAAATTGCAAACCGAGTTGTTGAAACAAGCCAAGCAATACAATGACCCCGCATTTTCTATTCACAAAAAGAATTTTATTCTTCAATAA
- a CDS encoding sialate O-acetylesterase translates to MKPSLNSISVLLLLLSFCTVKAEVKLPSIFSNHMVLQRNQQNPIWGKASAGEKITVVINGQKHKTTTDEKGNWKVKLASMQAGGPYVLTVQGKNKITFKDVLIGEVWVCAGQSNMQWSVVNSNHSEVELAAANYPNIRLFSVPLVATPELQTTIADTTWYACTPKSIPEFSAPGYFFGIKLYQALGIPIGLINASWGSSSLETWVPRDAMEKTNEYSELLEDWDLAVKEFTDEKLVEVTKKYEAWEAAGKPGKKMPPPRDIRIGQNRPANAFNGVINPILGYGIKGTIWCQGESNVGRSFQTRTLFPLLINSWRERWGQGDFPFYWIQLADFGEAKEQPSESNWAEHREAQTKSLAIPKTGEVVTFDLGEERDIHYRDKQTVGNRLVRHALANEYGYKMEASSPRYLSMEKKQGSIIITFDHIDKGLYAFDNEVVKGFAIAGEDQKFEWATAKIISKNQIEVSSDKIINPVAVRYGWANNPEINLYDFDGLPVTGFRTDDWKVSTQNAKKASRRY, encoded by the coding sequence ATGAAACCATCATTAAACTCCATTTCCGTTCTTCTACTTTTACTTTCATTTTGTACGGTAAAGGCCGAAGTGAAACTACCTTCAATATTTAGTAATCACATGGTTTTGCAACGCAATCAACAAAATCCTATTTGGGGTAAGGCAAGTGCGGGCGAAAAAATAACCGTTGTAATCAATGGGCAAAAACATAAAACCACCACAGACGAAAAAGGAAACTGGAAAGTGAAATTAGCATCTATGCAAGCAGGTGGACCCTATGTTTTAACAGTGCAAGGCAAAAATAAAATCACTTTTAAAGACGTTTTAATTGGTGAAGTTTGGGTTTGTGCGGGACAATCCAATATGCAGTGGAGTGTTGTTAATTCTAATCATTCAGAGGTAGAATTAGCAGCTGCCAATTATCCTAATATTCGATTATTCAGTGTTCCATTGGTAGCAACGCCAGAACTTCAAACAACTATCGCAGACACCACTTGGTATGCATGTACGCCGAAAAGTATTCCTGAATTTTCTGCTCCAGGCTATTTTTTTGGCATCAAATTATACCAAGCATTAGGAATTCCGATTGGATTAATAAATGCTTCTTGGGGATCTTCGTCTTTAGAAACTTGGGTACCTCGTGATGCAATGGAGAAAACCAACGAATACTCCGAATTATTAGAAGACTGGGATTTGGCTGTAAAAGAATTTACCGACGAAAAATTGGTTGAAGTGACCAAAAAGTACGAAGCTTGGGAAGCCGCAGGAAAACCGGGTAAAAAAATGCCTCCGCCAAGAGATATCCGTATCGGACAAAATAGACCCGCCAATGCTTTTAATGGTGTAATCAACCCTATTTTAGGATACGGAATTAAAGGCACTATTTGGTGTCAAGGCGAAAGCAATGTTGGTCGTTCTTTTCAAACGAGAACCTTATTTCCGTTATTAATTAATAGTTGGAGAGAAAGATGGGGGCAAGGTGATTTTCCATTTTATTGGATACAATTAGCCGATTTTGGAGAGGCAAAAGAACAACCTTCTGAGAGTAATTGGGCAGAACACCGCGAAGCACAAACAAAATCGCTTGCTATTCCAAAAACGGGAGAAGTTGTTACTTTCGATTTAGGAGAAGAAAGAGATATTCATTATCGAGACAAGCAAACGGTTGGAAACAGATTGGTTCGTCATGCATTAGCAAATGAATATGGTTATAAAATGGAAGCGAGTAGTCCAAGATATCTTTCTATGGAAAAAAAGCAAGGTTCCATCATCATCACTTTCGATCATATTGATAAAGGATTGTACGCATTTGATAATGAAGTTGTAAAAGGTTTTGCTATCGCTGGCGAAGACCAAAAATTTGAATGGGCTACGGCAAAAATCATTAGCAAAAATCAAATAGAAGTATCTTCGGATAAAATCATTAATCCTGTAGCTGTTCGTTACGGTTGGGCAAATAACCCAGAAATTAACTTGTATGATTTTGATGGATTACCAGTGACTGGTTTCCGAACTGATGATTGGAAAGTCTCTACACAAAATGCCAAAAAAGCTTCGAGACGCTACTAG
- a CDS encoding family 43 glycosylhydrolase — protein MLLSTIINGLVICLSITASAQNNPKTAINSKAIKVDVIAPEHGMADPHAWVQNDSVYVICGHDESWEGKGSFRMDRWEVWSTGDLVNWKKQREILPSQTYIGNQPNCWAGDVTERDGKYYWFFSNRNTDTGVMVANSITGEYKDLLGKPLLPKGIVPVHPYDPEIYIEDDVYTICFGSGTYYMATLSKDMKSLTTEPKAILVKDAKGNRMSTDDKSTLFKRNGWYYLVYGSRYAMSRNLYGPYDFKGAFLEGGHTSFFDWKGQKYVLQENHDISAFYRGASLKPVNFNADETIIVPKDDRMYPSPGRPFEFKNSTMGWAAVNGTTTAFKDGKLIGTLSSKNATIQSAPWLYTSSKNCSKITINIKNNSSATALKLAVFSRDEKENNFWANGTGQVDWKKQQWVEIPISKNDSKFKSYTINLSQFQNVKNRLMQIALQPTVNATSGNWEIEDVMID, from the coding sequence TTGCTTTTATCCACTATTATCAATGGCTTGGTAATTTGCCTTTCGATTACTGCTTCTGCTCAAAATAACCCAAAAACAGCAATTAATTCAAAAGCGATCAAAGTAGATGTCATTGCACCGGAGCACGGAATGGCAGATCCTCATGCGTGGGTACAAAATGATTCTGTGTATGTGATTTGCGGTCACGATGAATCTTGGGAAGGGAAAGGTTCTTTTCGAATGGATCGTTGGGAAGTTTGGTCTACTGGTGATTTGGTCAACTGGAAAAAGCAACGTGAAATTTTACCTTCGCAAACCTATATTGGCAATCAACCCAATTGTTGGGCAGGTGATGTTACCGAAAGGGACGGGAAATACTATTGGTTTTTTTCGAATAGAAATACAGATACTGGAGTCATGGTTGCCAATAGCATTACTGGCGAATACAAAGATTTATTAGGAAAACCATTGTTGCCAAAAGGTATTGTACCGGTGCACCCTTATGATCCTGAGATTTATATTGAAGATGATGTTTATACCATTTGTTTTGGATCAGGAACCTACTATATGGCGACGCTATCCAAAGACATGAAATCCTTGACCACAGAACCCAAAGCGATTTTGGTGAAGGATGCAAAGGGAAATAGAATGAGCACAGACGATAAATCTACTTTATTCAAACGAAATGGGTGGTATTATTTGGTGTACGGAAGCAGATATGCCATGTCTCGTAATTTATATGGTCCTTACGATTTTAAAGGTGCTTTCTTAGAAGGTGGACATACTAGTTTTTTTGATTGGAAAGGACAAAAATATGTGCTGCAAGAAAATCATGATATCAGTGCTTTTTACCGTGGCGCTAGTTTAAAACCGGTAAACTTTAATGCAGACGAAACCATCATTGTCCCAAAAGACGATAGAATGTATCCTTCACCAGGAAGACCATTTGAGTTCAAAAACAGTACGATGGGTTGGGCTGCTGTTAATGGAACCACCACCGCTTTCAAAGATGGTAAGTTAATAGGAACTCTTTCTTCCAAAAATGCAACCATTCAAAGTGCACCTTGGCTTTATACCAGTTCTAAAAATTGTTCAAAAATAACAATCAATATTAAAAACAATAGCAGTGCTACAGCACTAAAACTAGCTGTTTTTTCTCGTGATGAGAAAGAAAATAATTTTTGGGCAAATGGAACAGGACAAGTTGATTGGAAAAAGCAACAATGGGTAGAGATTCCGATATCGAAAAATGATTCCAAATTTAAAAGTTACACCATTAATCTGTCACAATTTCAAAATGTAAAAAATCGCTTGATGCAAATTGCATTGCAACCAACTGTAAATGCAACTTCTGGAAATTGGGAAATCGAGGATGTTATGATTGATTAG
- a CDS encoding sulfatase-like hydrolase/transferase, which produces MNKNILTVLFIGTVLFYQQGNSQKLDSNKKKPNIIVVFADDISARELPIYNSSTWSVAPQGGDTSDPKFRAVTPVMDRLATEGLYIKTAWGATICSPSRASMMTGRYAHLHKWWHLKDRGKFKNEEGKNITYPLYESSPYTIGIVAKAGGYATYWAGKTQIDGVEKFGFDEGCFTPGVNDKGNPYSDFKIVSQKINGKPVLINEDTGGQVDYYAQGGWYWKPNVELMNYPNSKKKFEYWPNTPESKASYGLNTYGPDVELNFILDFMERKKKEDKPFFIYHTSHLGHDGWDFLNSDINPETRQKWPGTPIVEWKNGKYVRTNPNVTGDKGNYDTHGTVTEGGIHNHVKYLDYQLWQYVQKLKELGIEDNTILIFCADNGTSGYGKGSTVSQRGPHIPMLIYAPCLKMTKKGAQDALVDVTDILPTIAEITGVKLPDNYELNGESLIPFLTTSKPEHRKWIYTFHNEKQLIRSKDVLIDGQGTIYDVAKYPADLISFPKIKEVSETSKTYQTEYKELKDILPQFDMYKTEHDAPVNGIGKVDPLKVKK; this is translated from the coding sequence ATGAATAAAAATATTTTAACCGTATTATTTATTGGTACAGTGCTGTTTTATCAACAAGGGAATAGCCAAAAGTTGGATTCTAATAAAAAGAAACCCAACATTATTGTCGTTTTTGCAGACGATATCAGTGCAAGAGAATTACCGATATATAATTCGTCAACATGGAGTGTTGCACCTCAGGGTGGTGATACTTCTGATCCTAAATTTAGGGCAGTAACTCCTGTAATGGATAGACTTGCTACTGAAGGTTTGTATATAAAAACCGCATGGGGAGCAACTATTTGCTCACCAAGTAGAGCTTCGATGATGACAGGAAGATATGCCCATCTTCATAAATGGTGGCATTTGAAAGATAGAGGAAAGTTTAAAAATGAAGAAGGTAAAAACATTACCTATCCTCTATATGAAAGTTCACCTTATACTATTGGTATTGTTGCCAAAGCGGGCGGCTACGCAACGTATTGGGCAGGAAAAACACAAATCGATGGCGTAGAAAAGTTTGGATTTGACGAAGGTTGTTTTACACCTGGAGTAAATGATAAGGGGAATCCTTATTCTGATTTCAAAATTGTATCCCAAAAAATAAATGGCAAGCCCGTACTTATAAATGAAGATACAGGTGGTCAAGTAGACTATTACGCCCAAGGAGGTTGGTACTGGAAACCTAACGTTGAGTTGATGAATTATCCCAATTCAAAGAAGAAATTTGAGTATTGGCCAAACACGCCAGAGTCCAAAGCTTCTTATGGTTTAAATACTTATGGTCCTGATGTCGAGCTAAATTTTATACTTGATTTTATGGAACGCAAGAAAAAAGAGGATAAGCCCTTTTTTATTTATCATACAAGCCATTTGGGGCATGACGGTTGGGATTTCTTAAACAGTGATATCAATCCAGAAACCAGACAAAAGTGGCCAGGAACTCCTATTGTAGAATGGAAAAACGGAAAATATGTTCGTACCAATCCAAATGTTACAGGAGACAAAGGAAATTATGACACTCACGGAACAGTTACTGAAGGAGGAATACACAATCACGTGAAATATTTGGATTATCAGTTATGGCAGTATGTTCAAAAATTGAAGGAATTAGGAATTGAAGACAATACTATTTTGATTTTTTGTGCTGATAATGGAACAAGTGGCTACGGAAAAGGAAGCACGGTTTCACAACGTGGCCCACACATACCTATGTTGATATATGCACCTTGTTTGAAAATGACCAAAAAAGGAGCACAAGATGCCTTGGTAGATGTAACGGATATTTTACCAACTATTGCAGAGATTACGGGAGTAAAATTACCTGATAACTATGAACTAAATGGAGAGAGTTTAATTCCGTTTTTGACAACTTCCAAACCAGAACACCGCAAATGGATTTATACTTTTCATAACGAAAAACAGTTGATAAGAAGCAAAGATGTATTGATTGATGGTCAAGGGACTATTTATGATGTAGCAAAATATCCAGCCGATTTAATCAGTTTTCCTAAAATAAAGGAGGTAAGTGAAACTTCAAAAACCTATCAAACGGAGTATAAAGAATTAAAAGATATTTTACCACAATTTGATATGTACAAGACAGAACATGATGCACCAGTAAATGGTATTGGAAAAGTTGATCCGTTGAAAGTGAAAAAATAG